The Haliotis asinina isolate JCU_RB_2024 chromosome 2, JCU_Hal_asi_v2, whole genome shotgun sequence genomic interval TCGAAGCTctgttagcgctaagatagtcgtaagttaagtTTGATGTATATCACTTACGACAATACAAGCGCTACGAGAGCTTCGAAAACCTAGGCCTTGCAGTTCGTCCACCACAAACACCATCTCACAGGCAGGAGCATTTGAGATGGAGTAGACATCATGGCCGCTGGAATCAAAGATAATGGTATCATGTACCCTTCACAGATCAAAGCAGATTCAGTATGTCCTTCCACAATGATTCATggctgtcatttttatttttgagggGTTGGTGTATACAACTGATGTTTGCTGGTGTTGTTTGAACTTTTTGTTTTTATATCAAgatgtttcatgtttgtcaACACATTAAACATTACGATGACACTTTTAGTTCCAGTATCTCTTAGAAACCTTTCTTTAAAAGTGGTATATATAATTTGAACCTctgtatgttttatatttacCTTGGATGCCCCATATCCAACACAGTATCCTGACGACGAGCCCAacccatactagttttaatgaTGCGAACCAGAAATAGCATCTTTCAGCTTCTTTTGGTAAAGGGTGAGCGGGTTGGATATGGCTTaccgttgcttttagcaatattccagcaatattatggcgggTACACCGGAagtagacttcacacattttccctatatggagaatcgaacccgggtcttcggcgtgacgggcgaataCTTTCATCACTACGTCACTGCTGAATGGTCAGCAAAAGGATCAAAGAAGCTGCCTTTCATTCCCCAGACCGACGGTCTATCCATTACGAGGGGTGTTCATTAAAGATTTCCACTGACCCACTTCTAGTTTTCTTACTGAGGATTGGAGAATGCCCCTTCGTATGACGTAGTTAAACAGTGGCATCGCCAGTTTAGATGTGTTCGGAAATCTGAGGAAACTGTCCCCATTCCTGGTCGACCTCATTCGGCCATTGATGAATACACTGTTCTGAAAGTGAAGACAGACACTTTTGAAGATCCCCGTATATTGTTTGCCAGTTAGCGCATGATGGTATTACATGAAACGATAGGAGAGGCTTGCAACTCTTGGTAGTTGCTGTGTAGGGAAGGACAAGTAAGTGTGCCAAGTGTTTCGTTCCACTAACTCCACTGCAAGTGGATCAGGGGAAATCTTTGATGAACGCCCCTCGTAGGGATGGACTTCGTGAGACAAGCAATGAGGGTAAACTGCGTTTTACCTGGACATTCTATGGCTAGTTCCAGGCTGACATACCCGTGAATGTCCTGGGTAAactaggccttcaacaacccatgcttgccataaaaggcgactacgcttgtcgtaagaggcgactaacggcatcgtgtggtcagactcgctgatttggttgaaacatgtcacctgatcccaactgcgcagatcaaggctcatgttcttgatcactggactgtgtggtccagaatcgattctttacagaccaccgtcatatagctggaatattgctgcatgcgGCGTACAAATGGGGACAGCACGTAGGGTTTATATTTGCTTGTATGTTTGTACAATAACAGCGGTACAAAGAAGTGAGTTTATTTAGAAAGCATAGCATACATCTAAGGCTACTTTATAAAGTGCCATATTTTTGTGGTTTGAGTTATTGTGACTCTTATATGTTATTATAACATGGCCATGTGTTCGTAAACAAACCTGTTgtgaaacaatacatatatCTCAAAACggcaaaatatataacaaaatcCCCTGTTAGGAGAGaatatttatctatctatctgagTTGACACCCAGCGATGGTTCTATGGAAACACATAATCTATTCCGCATCTTAGACCTTTAGTCCACAACATTGGAAAACGTAATAAAATGTACATGCTCAAATGTCGAATAAACCTTATTTTACCACAAGTTCAAATTCGTATCTATCATATACAGTATTTTACTAACTCACTTAATGATATAGCCATACAAAGGATGCAGTTCATGATACATTGGTTTTATTCTCTCCCCACTTATTTGATCGTCAACAAAAGCAAGGTCGGCAACAGTCATCTGCAAGCCTGAAGTCATAATTCCTATATTTGACAGCACACTTATCTAAGTTGACAGCCAACACCTTTGACCCTTAATCCGCATATTCcatatttgaaaaaatgaaaaaatgcaCATGCTAAAATGTCCAGTGAACCTTATTTTACAGCGAGTCCAGTTTCTAATCTTTAGTACCATACAAAGTAGTAACTCATTTAATGACATTTAATGCGAAAGATTTTCTCTCCCACTTAGTTAATCTTCAATATACAGTTTCATCATGGCAGATTACATAGAACCGTCTACAAACGTGTGGTCTATGTATGACGGCCACAGCCATTCGTAAGTAATCACTCcaaaacattgttattatttcccGTTGATAAGGATGGCTAGGTAAATAGGTGTTCACACACAGTAAACATTACACATGAAAATCTGAAGTATATTATATAGTTGATGTGTATTGGAAGTGCTATAAAATCCATAGTCCACGACAGTAGTGTATTTCAGTTTCCAGACGCTGTAGGCAACCACGTTAAACTAGCCGCCATTACGTCGTAATGACTGATGATATTCACACCCAGTCATCGACATCCTCGGTCTTCAGCTTTGCCTTCAGTTCCTTGGCCTCTTGGATAGCCTTTTTCTTCTCTTTCTCAACTTCTTTGTCTATCGGCTCAGGTGGAGGGAGAACTGCTTTCATTTCGGTTTCAATTCTCTGTATTCTGCTCTTCACCTTTGTATCAAATTCGCTCTTCTTCTGACGAACTAATCGAGCAATTGAAGCAGTGGCGTCTTTTGCTTGTGCTTCCAGTTCTGTCTGTCTTCTAGAAATTGCAGTCTTGTCCTTTTCCGGATCCAGTGCAAGCAACTCACCCAGACTTGCAACTTGATCCATCAGGTGCTTCTGTGAGACTTCAACATACATCTCGGCCAGGTTATTAACCATGTAGGCCATGGTGTTGGCGTCGGTGGCTTGTACATAGATCATGTCTCTCAGCATGTCCGACATGGTGTACTTCAGGCGAAACTTCTTCCCTTTCTCAGCACTTTGGAGAAATGTCTTGACATTCTCATTCATGCTGCACTTAATAATGTTAGATATTGTTTGGAAAAATCTTACCAGTTTTCCCCATTGGGTTCTGACTTCACCAATAGCCTTGATACCTCTTTGCAATAGCGCTTTGATCTGGTCAAAATCTACCTTATCCAGTTTGATCCGTGCAAGATCGGTGATAATGGCTGTGATGTCTTCGCTGACCTTATCTAGTTTCTCGCTTCTTTCACGAAAGTCACTTCTAGCGGCCTCAAGGGTAGATGAAGCTTGTTCAACCTTAAATCTGGCCTGTGCACTGTGCCTTGAAGAGGCAGAGGCAGACTGTCCTTGCTCATATGTTGACATCTTTGGGGTCGGCATTTCTAACGGTTTTGCTCCAAAAGCAGTTTCACAAAAGACCTTTAAACCTTGCATCTTTGCATTTAGCCTGGCCGCCACCCCCTTCGCACTCTCTATTTGCTGTTTCCCGCCTGACAGTTGCTTGCTAGCATCCTTCAAAGTCTTGATCAGTTGAGACGCGTCCTCCTTAATTCCATCGAATTTGTCTCTACACACTCCTGAGTAGGACGAGAGAGAAGTAACGATGTCACTGAATGTTGACTCAACCATTGTCAGGTCTCCAGGCTCCTTCCCTTGAGAAAGCAAGTTGAAATTGTCGAGGATGTTCTGGATGCAGAGCGATATTCTAGGAAGCTCCAACATGAGTGCATCTGCAGACCTTCCTGTTTCTAAATTCACAGATGCCTTGTCCCTTCTCACATTTCCCTGGGTCTTACCACCAACGGCTTTCATCGCAAACATGCTTGTAACACCCTGTACTACTGAAACAGCACATTTGGCTACCCCCTCAACGAAATCCATTCCAAGCATATCCCATCCAGAGGGCATGGAGTCCAGGGCCTTTTCATATGACTTTTGAGCTTTTTGGAACTGTTCTGTCATTTCGCTATACTCCTTTTcagcttgttgttttcttttttccaaTGCCTCCTTGCGAGTTGATTTCACTTCAATATCCTTTTCGGCTTTCCTAATCTTGTCGTCATATTCCCCTTTTGAAAAAGTGCATGCCTCTTGCAGTTCGCCTATCAAATCCATGACGTCAGTAAACTTCGTTTCAACTTCCTCAGCTTTTAACATACACGTGTCAgtaatcctttcgatgtttgcCAAAATATCTGGAACCAATTCTTGTATTTCCTCATCAGATCCACCAATGATGAACTGCAAAGATTATATAATCACATTGCATGACGATATCAGATGTTCTGGTCCATAAGGGACCATGTGATATCTTTTAACAAGTGGGTCAGGTTTCATTATCAACTCACTGTGTCAGACAGGACAATGCTATTGGATAGCTGAATATACACTATATCTCACAAATCCTCTCGAATCATCAACATAATAAATACGATTACATTGGCGTTTCCTTCCCCATGAGTACGCCACAACAAATAGTGTATATACAATTTCAGTACCCTTGTACAAACAGATTAGTATTTGCAAAGACATTGATTTTACATTTTTCGTTTTTTTATGCAGTTCGTGTGGCCAACGTCTCGGTGCGCGACAGTTACATGTCACATTCGgacacagtttcataaaaagCGTAACATAAACATGTCAGATGAAATAGTATATACTAGCAGGCTAGTATGTCAAAAGGCATGATTGTACATTCGGTTTGCATGGTGTTTGTGAATGAATCGTTCTATAAATACCTTCACAGCATTCTTGACATGGAGAGGTATCTGCAGGGTAAGGAGACGGATCTGGTCCATGTTCTTGTTGGCACAGTTGAAGGAGGTCCATCCCTGGTTGGCCACCTGAACTATGCTTGTCCTCAGTGAATCAGGGTACTTGGTATATTTAAAGGCTGATCTTTCCATGTGTTCTGACACCAAAGAGACGTCCTTGTCCAGAGTGACGAGCACCAGCTGACCCAAAAGACACACCGACAGAGGAGCTGGGCACAACATCTCCTGCCAGTTCATATGAGGCCCAAGGACCAGCATCATGTCTCCCTGCAATTTCAATTAAATATGTACTATAAAAGGAATACCACAAGGTAGCAGTTTCATTTTCAGGTATCACGTTACCAattacataaaatgttttaacatttaTATCCAAGGACTGTTTTTATCACAGAATTCATTAAAGGTGGTTTGTCTAATCATCATGGTATATCCCTCTCGTTATGTCAGTTTATACCATAGACTCCATTTGGATTCTTTGGCAACCTAAGTCTCAAATGTTCGTGACTGACATGGTATGAAACGCAGTGTGGTGGAGGATATCTGCTGCTCAAACAGTGGTTTGTTGTTGAACCTTTGGTTATGTGATCTTAAGCTCCGTCAGAATATATGACAATAGCAAAACTCTACCTTTGCATCCGTTGGGGTCATCACGCTTTTCTCCGCCTTTGCAATGTCCTGTGTGCTGACAGTCGCCATTGTAGTTTCTTTATATCTGGTAATATGAATGTTCTGGAACATGTGTTAGAGATACTATTTAGATTCTCACATAGAATCTTGTCCTTTGAATAAATTATAACCTGTGGTTTACCCATGGACAGATAAAGGCCACTAGGGCACTCCTTTGATTGCCCTGCCcagtacaaaacaaacaaacatacacacatacatacacacgcacgcacgcacgcaaacacacacgcacgcacgcacgcacgcacatacatacatgcatgcatgcatacatacatacgttcAATGACAAAGATATACACAGTATATGTTCATTCACTATTTTCCCTGTAATCCAGGATCTAAAATTCATCCCTCTTTTTCAACAACCTGAATAAAATGGTTTTCTTCCCGGAGAATAACACTTTTAGCTGTTATTTAAAACTGAATTTTGGTTGAAAAGTATCTATAGTTTCGTTCCACCATTACATACAGCATCACCACAAACTGACATTTCCTAACGGAGGACCTTGATGGACGATTGCCTTGAACACACTGCACATGCCCCATATGTAAATCTATGTAAAACTAGTATACATTAAAAAAGTCAAAAGCGTTTTATTGAAATGAAGGCAACAAAAAATAACAACTTTATAAATGCGTTTTTACAAATTGCTTAGTTTACAAGAAGACAGATCGTGGAAACAGAACGTGACTTAGAGCGTCTTTTCTCTCACAAAATATATGAACAGTCCAACAATAGGAAGATCTTTGGCAGTCAGTTCATTGTATTTTGCAGTTGACTATGTCAGAAGGCCCACACGTCACCACTCGTCTCCATCCGCAGCCCCGATAGCCTTGAAAGCAGGGCGTGAGAGAACCTTATTCCACAACTCGGACCTTGTGACCCCTGCTTTTTGCAAACTGTCAACCAGGCTCTTCAAGGGTTCTCCAATCTGTGCTATGTCATACATTAATTTAGTTTCATCCCTTAAGATCTCGGCTCGTCCGGAAACTAGGCTGAGCTTGTGAATAACCTTCCGCATGTTGACCAGGCTGGAGTTTTGTGCTGTAATGTAATTCCTGGTGACTTGAATGTACTTCTCTGTGTTAGCAACATCAGCAGCAACACTCTCTTTTTCATCTGTTTTTCTTTGTAGTTCACGTTcagtttgttgacagttacTTGACATCTCTGACAACGTGTCCCTTGCGTTAGAGAGTGTCGATCGAACTGAATTCAGGCGGTGTTCGGCATTCTCCACATCACCTTTAAGAGCCGTCTCAGAAACTGCCAGCATTGTTGCTCCAACTATTGGGATCCATATTGTCGCCCAACCTGCTGTTCGTACGTCATTGCGATGCTTTTCAGCTTTTTCGAACTCTTCCCTTGCTCTTTGAACATCATGCTCTGCATTTTGAACGTCCTGTTCGGCACTGGAAACTCTGCGAGTCTGTTCCTGCAAGTGCCTTCTCTTTTCATCAAGTGAGGCATTGAGGGAGGTCAAAGACACCAGAAGTTGTTGGTGATAAGCTTGCTTCTGTGAAAGCTCCGCTTCCTTGCCGAGGCACTTTTCACTCAAGGTATTGGTGTGCTCAGTTAGCTTTCGTTCAGCGTGGGAAAATGCCTCATAGGCATTATTGGTCGCACCCTTAACGTCCTTggatccagactctattataGTCATGATATCGTCAATGTATTGTACGCCAGCCTCGAACTGTGTCACAACAGCTGGGGGTACGGGTTCGTGTATTGGTTTGCACAACTCTTGGCCCATGTCTGAAAAATGTGTTAGTGTTTGATTTACTGTCGGTATATTATCAAGCTTGGCATCTTTGCAGGAATATACAGTTTGCAACATGAAGGTATATAGTGTATATAAGGTAACTACAATGCATGTTGTGTGACATGGCTGTTACAAAATAACGATTTGCTAAAATATAACTGTCATGTCTTCCAAAGAACAGTTGTGTTCTGAGGGGTGGGATAAAACGCTTAACTCTAGGTGTTTATGACATTAAAATTCTCACAAGACCtagatttttaaatgtataaaagTGTTTATGGATTTTTTTCCAACATTTTCCATGAACGTTTAAAACATGAACATTAACGTTCATACATGAGGTAAGTAAAAACATTTCGACTTCATTTTAGTGTGTAAAATCGATTCTGTGTTAATTCTTTTTCACCCGGTACTGTATGTGTCACATTATGGATAGTGAATAGTTGGGAATGGTATGACGGCTATAATAAATACTGACTTAATCACACGGGTCCCTGTACTGCCTGATCTGGCTAAACCTATACCAGCGTGAGTGAGAGAATATTGCTATTGACTGCTGCACTTGCCAAGCTAGACAAAAGCAATGGGTAAAGCATCGAGTGCGAGCCAAGCACACCAATGACCGAAGACATACGCATCGATGCAATAGCATATATATCATTAGTTGGACCTAGAAACACTTCTGAAGTATGAATTAATCTGTGTCAGCCATTAGTGGGAGAACTATAAAAAGATTTGACATTCTTAAAATGAAATTGTGAATAACTGATGTATATACTGTTCAACATCTGCAAAGGATCACAGAGCGTTTGAAGAAGAAATTATGCCATAAGTAATATGACGTCAAATGAGTGTCACATATGAAGGCTAGATAAACCTTTATTCACCCTTTGTGAGAAAGTGTCTTGTCGTAACACAAATCTTGATTATTAATTAA includes:
- the LOC137273310 gene encoding M protein, serotype 24-like, with amino-acid sequence MYINGLCSFLHLFLHRPLRKTNIHITRYKETTMATVSTQDIAKAEKSVMTPTDAKGDMMLVLGPHMNWQEMLCPAPLSVCLLGQLVLVTLDKDVSLVSEHMERSAFKYTKYPDSLRTSIVQVANQGWTSFNCANKNMDQIRLLTLQIPLHVKNAVKFIIGGSDEEIQELVPDILANIERITDTCMLKAEEVETKFTDVMDLIGELQEACTFSKGEYDDKIRKAEKDIEVKSTRKEALEKRKQQAEKEYSEMTEQFQKAQKSYEKALDSMPSGWDMLGMDFVEGVAKCAVSVVQGVTSMFAMKAVGGKTQGNVRRDKASVNLETGRSADALMLELPRISLCIQNILDNFNLLSQGKEPGDLTMVESTFSDIVTSLSSYSGVCRDKFDGIKEDASQLIKTLKDASKQLSGGKQQIESAKGVAARLNAKMQGLKVFCETAFGAKPLEMPTPKMSTYEQGQSASASSRHSAQARFKVEQASSTLEAARSDFRERSEKLDKVSEDITAIITDLARIKLDKVDFDQIKALLQRGIKAIGEVRTQWGKLVRFFQTISNIIKCSMNENVKTFLQSAEKGKKFRLKYTMSDMLRDMIYVQATDANTMAYMVNNLAEMYVEVSQKHLMDQVASLGELLALDPEKDKTAISRRQTELEAQAKDATASIARLVRQKKSEFDTKVKSRIQRIETEMKAVLPPPEPIDKEVEKEKKKAIQEAKELKAKLKTEDVDDWV